In Geobacter sp., the genomic stretch TCCGCCAGCAGCAGATAGGGGGCCGTGTCCGGACGGTTGAGCTGGCGATGCAGCCAGACATTGAAGAGGTGCGGCATGAGCTCCGCCCCCCATCCCTCCACCGCGGCGCATTCCTCTGCTCCGCCCGGATGCCCCGGATAGAGGGCTACCAGGATCACCCCTCCCGGAGCGACCAGCTGGCAGGCCGCTTCCAGGGCGGCCACGGTGGTTACGGGCCGGGTGACGCACGCCTTGTCACCGCCCGGCAGATATCCCAGGTTAAAGACCACGGCCTTGAGCGGCTCGGCAACAACATCGGCCATCCGCTCGTGCCCCATGGCAAAGAGTTTCACCTGCTGCCGGCAGCCCGCCTCGTCGAGCAGCTCTGCAGTGGCGTGCAGCGCCTCCTCCTGGATGTCGAAGGCCCAGACCCTCCCTTGCTCCCCCACCAGGCGGGCCAGCAGCAGGGTATCGTTGCCGTTGCCGCAGGTAGCGTCCACCACCCGGTCTCCCGGCCTGACCCGTTCGAGAAGGTACGAGTGGGCCAGGGCAACCGCACCGCGCAGGTCCGCATGGGATTCGAGGCTCATCGATCCGCTCCGTTCTTCAGGTTGGCGAAAAACTCAGGTTGTTCAAAAACAGTCAGATCGTCGCACCCGCAGAAAGCCCCGCACAAGGCGGCTTTCGAGGACGGCGGCGAGATGGCTGTGTTTCAACAACCTGCTAGCGCCCGCAGGCGAGCTTCAGCACCGCCGGCAAGACAATGACAAAAGCGACCTGGCAGGCGAGCATCCCCAGCGACATCACCGCGCCGATGCTGAAGACCCCCTGGTGGTGCGCCACCATCAGAGCGCCGAAGCTGACCATGATGGTCAGGGTATTGAGGATCACCCCGACGCCGGTACTGCTGGTCACGACCGCCTCGGCGCTCTCCCCCTCGCGGCGATAGCGGTTGATCAGGTAGATCCCCGAATCGACGGCAATCCCCAGCACCAGCGGCATGACGATGATATTGGCCGAATTGAAGCTGATCCCCAGGAGCCACATGCCGGAGACCATGAAGAGAAGCCCCACCACCAGCGGTACCAGGCCGATGATTGCATACCTGACGCTGCGGAAGGCGACCAGCAGGATGACCACGATGGCGACAAAGGCGTAGACAAAGGCGCCGCGATAGGCATCGCGCATGATGGTCATCGATTCGTAGACCATCACCGGCTCCCCCGTGGCGTGGGGGTCCACGGAACGGACAT encodes the following:
- a CDS encoding methyltransferase domain-containing protein, whose product is MSLESHADLRGAVALAHSYLLERVRPGDRVVDATCGNGNDTLLLARLVGEQGRVWAFDIQEEALHATAELLDEAGCRQQVKLFAMGHERMADVVAEPLKAVVFNLGYLPGGDKACVTRPVTTVAALEAACQLVAPGGVILVALYPGHPGGAEECAAVEGWGAELMPHLFNVWLHRQLNRPDTAPYLLLAEKRTRPRST